The following proteins are encoded in a genomic region of Nitratireductor sp. GISD-1A_MAKvit:
- a CDS encoding TIGR01244 family sulfur transferase, with translation MDIKKISDDYAVSPQIAPEDIAAIKQAGYKSIVCNRPDGEDAGQPAVETISKAAEEAGLAFRHVPVVSGAMTLDDVTDMAAALKELPGPVFAYCRSGTRSANLYGIIRERGL, from the coding sequence ATGGATATCAAGAAGATCTCGGACGACTACGCGGTGTCACCGCAGATCGCACCCGAAGATATCGCCGCCATCAAACAGGCCGGATACAAGAGCATCGTCTGCAACCGGCCGGACGGCGAGGATGCCGGCCAGCCCGCGGTCGAGACCATTTCAAAGGCTGCCGAAGAAGCGGGCCTCGCCTTCCGCCATGTGCCGGTCGTCTCCGGTGCCATGACGCTCGACGATGTGACAGACATGGCAGCGGCCCTCAAGGAACTGCCCGGCCCGGTCTTCGCCTATTGCCGCAGCGGCACGCGCTCGGCCAATCTCTACGGCATCATCCGCGAACGCGGTCTTTGA
- a CDS encoding 3-hydroxyacyl-CoA dehydrogenase NAD-binding domain-containing protein: MSDTVKITRDNGIAVLTLDNPPVNALGHALRAPLFEALGEMNADDAVQAIVITCAGRTFIAGADISEFGKPPKEPSLPDLIEKLESIDKPTIAAIHGTALGGGLELALGCHYRIADRSAMIGLPEVNLGLIPGAGGTVRLPRLVGPEAALKMIVSGKPIGMGEAARLGAVDRVAESDLLAEAVAFARDMAASGKPHIHIRARTEKLAVELAAFDEAVKAATKKARGLIAPHTAAEAVRNAITMEFDAALDRERELFLERRDSEESAAQRHLFFATREATRVPGIPRETEVRKIARAGVIGAGTMGAGIAMALANGGIPVTILEMNEDAIARGLAHIDKTYSGSVKRGSITAEEKEARTGRISGTTHYADLADCDIVIEAVFEDMGVKRQVFTALDGVLKPGAILASNTSYLDVNEIAATTKRPQDVVGLHFFSPAHVMKLLEIVRGEETAPDVIKTALALARKIGKVPVVVGVCNGFVGNRMLAARREQNEDLLLSGATPEQVDKVFTDFGWPMGPFQMVDLAGLDISWKHRQSQGLTAPIADTLCEAGHFGQKSGRGFYLYEEGSRTPKPDPFVQELIEKKAAELGIERREVSADEITERTLYPMINEGAKILEERIAARASDIDVVWVNGYGFPVARGGPMFWAERFGIKTIVERLEHWHRKTGNPVFEPAPILRKLALTGGGFGDLV; the protein is encoded by the coding sequence ATGAGCGACACCGTAAAGATCACCCGCGACAATGGCATTGCCGTCCTCACCCTCGACAATCCGCCGGTCAATGCACTCGGCCACGCGCTGCGCGCACCGCTCTTCGAGGCGCTTGGCGAGATGAATGCAGACGATGCGGTTCAGGCCATCGTCATCACCTGCGCGGGTCGCACCTTCATTGCCGGTGCCGACATTTCCGAGTTCGGCAAGCCGCCGAAGGAGCCAAGCCTTCCCGACCTGATCGAAAAGCTGGAAAGCATCGACAAGCCCACCATCGCCGCGATCCATGGCACCGCACTTGGCGGTGGGCTGGAGCTGGCACTCGGCTGCCACTACCGTATTGCAGACAGGTCCGCGATGATCGGCCTGCCCGAGGTGAATCTCGGCCTCATTCCCGGTGCCGGTGGCACGGTGCGCCTGCCGCGTCTGGTCGGGCCAGAAGCCGCGCTGAAGATGATCGTTTCCGGAAAGCCCATCGGCATGGGCGAAGCCGCCCGGCTCGGTGCCGTCGACCGCGTGGCCGAGAGCGACCTTCTGGCCGAGGCCGTGGCCTTCGCCCGCGACATGGCGGCATCCGGGAAGCCGCACATCCATATCCGCGCGCGCACCGAAAAACTTGCCGTCGAGCTCGCCGCCTTCGATGAGGCCGTGAAGGCAGCGACGAAAAAAGCGCGCGGTCTCATCGCGCCGCACACGGCGGCAGAAGCCGTCCGCAACGCCATCACCATGGAGTTCGACGCAGCACTCGACCGCGAACGCGAGCTCTTTCTGGAGCGCCGCGACAGCGAAGAATCCGCCGCCCAGCGCCATCTCTTCTTCGCCACCCGCGAGGCAACCCGCGTGCCCGGCATTCCCCGCGAGACCGAGGTACGAAAGATCGCGCGCGCCGGCGTCATCGGTGCCGGCACCATGGGTGCGGGCATAGCGATGGCGCTCGCCAATGGCGGCATTCCCGTCACCATTCTGGAGATGAACGAGGACGCCATCGCGCGCGGTCTCGCCCACATCGACAAGACCTATTCGGGATCGGTAAAGCGCGGCTCCATCACGGCTGAGGAAAAAGAGGCCCGCACGGGGCGCATCTCCGGCACCACCCACTATGCCGACCTTGCCGATTGCGACATCGTCATCGAGGCCGTGTTCGAGGATATGGGCGTCAAACGCCAGGTCTTCACCGCGCTCGACGGCGTGCTGAAGCCCGGCGCCATACTCGCCTCCAACACTTCCTATCTCGATGTGAACGAGATCGCCGCCACCACGAAGCGTCCGCAGGATGTGGTCGGCCTCCACTTTTTCTCGCCCGCCCATGTGATGAAACTTCTGGAGATCGTGCGCGGCGAAGAGACAGCCCCCGATGTCATCAAGACGGCGCTCGCGCTCGCCCGAAAAATCGGCAAGGTTCCGGTCGTGGTCGGCGTGTGCAACGGCTTTGTGGGCAACCGCATGCTCGCCGCCCGGCGCGAGCAGAACGAGGACCTGCTCCTTTCCGGCGCGACGCCCGAACAGGTGGATAAGGTTTTCACCGATTTCGGCTGGCCCATGGGTCCGTTCCAGATGGTCGACCTCGCCGGTCTCGACATCAGCTGGAAGCACCGTCAGTCGCAGGGCCTAACCGCCCCCATCGCCGACACGCTGTGCGAGGCCGGCCATTTCGGCCAGAAGTCCGGGCGCGGCTTCTATCTCTATGAGGAAGGCTCCCGCACACCAAAGCCCGATCCCTTCGTTCAGGAGCTTATCGAGAAGAAGGCCGCCGAGCTTGGCATCGAACGCCGCGAAGTCAGTGCGGATGAAATCACCGAGCGCACCCTCTACCCGATGATCAACGAGGGTGCAAAAATCCTCGAAGAACGCATCGCCGCCCGCGCCTCCGACATCGACGTCGTCTGGGTCAATGGCTATGGTTTCCCGGTCGCCAGGGGCGGGCCGATGTTCTGGGCCGAGCGCTTCGGCATCAAGACCATCGTCGAGCGGCTGGAGCACTGGCACCGAAAGACCGGCAATCCCGTCTTCGAGCCCGCTCCCATCCTGCGTAAGCTCGCGCTGACAGGCGGTGGATTCGGCGATCTCGTCTAG